A DNA window from Daucus carota subsp. sativus chromosome 3, DH1 v3.0, whole genome shotgun sequence contains the following coding sequences:
- the LOC108210729 gene encoding cell wall / vacuolar inhibitor of fructosidase 2-like, whose amino-acid sequence MGKFVYLMLLLVLPASLTELFQQPFCFVNGDTDFIQKTCRTTRYYDLCLSSLESDSASLLADTRGLAVIMVRIGVVNATSTNSYLTSQLSPPKNTNTCRNAALKKRVLKGCADKYSYAGDALKYALENLKDELYDYANMNVMAAADYPGVCRNAFERYPTLVYPDQLALRENSFKQICQVVLGIIDALG is encoded by the coding sequence ATGGGTAAATTTGTTTACTTGATGCTACTTCTTGTTCTCCCTGCTTCACTCACTGAATTGTTTCAACAACCCTTCTGCTTTGTGAATGGAGATACTGATTTCATCCAAAAAACATGCAGAACCACCAGGTACTATGACCTCTGCCTATCCTCCCTCGAATCTGACTCCGCCAGCCTGCTAGCTGATACGAGAGGTTTAGCAGTTATCATGGTTAGGATCGGAGTGGTGAATGCGACTTCCACAAATTCTTACTTGACCTCCCAACTATCCCCTCCAAAAAATACCAATACCTGTAGGAATGCTGCATTAAAGAAAAGGGTCCTCAAGGGATGTGCAGACAAGTATTCTTATGCTGGTGATGCACTGAAATATGCACTTGAAAATCTGAAAGACGAGTTATACGATTATGCGAATATGAATGTGATGGCCGCGGCTGATTATCCAGGTGTTTGTCGCAATGCATTTGAGCGATACCCGACTCTGGTCTATCCTGACCAACTGGCACTGAGAGAGAATAGTTTCAAGCAAATTTGTCAAGTGGTTCTGGGAATTATTGATGCTCTTGGTTAG
- the LOC108210728 gene encoding protein trichome berefringence-like 7, translating into MMKSFGTSISFRGVSNPSSPRACKINDSFASPRFTRPSLISRWFFLLVVIGSLVSFSAAVAVYFSVLPNLTQLFLGYGVYVRHGFPDSCNVFDGGWVVDDTYPLYNASECPFVEQGFNCLANGRRDENYLKWRWKPKSCEIPRLNVRSVLELLRSKRIVFVGDSMSRTQWESLICLLMTGVEDKGSVYEVNGNNITKQIRFLGVRFSSFNFTIEFYRSVFLVQHNWGIKRGPKRVRSALKLDKMDEISNEWIDSDVLIFNSGQWWVPGKLFGTGCYFQVHSSLKLGMSIDRAYSTALHTWASWVNAHISPNKTRVFFRTFEPSHWRNLTMRLCNVTHHPLSEPGGKDQSEFSDTVMDVVRDMKVPVTVLHITPMSALRSDAHVGYWSDNSSLSDCSHWCLPGVPDVWNEIVLSYLFANHGVTFL; encoded by the exons ATGATGAAGAGTTTTGGCACAAGTATTTCATTTAGGGGGGTTTCGAATCCTAGCAGTCCCAGAGCTTGTAAGATTAATGATAGTTTTGCTAGTCCAAGATTTACTCGCCCAAGCTTAATTTCAAGATGGTTTTTCCTACTTGTTGTGATTGGTTCATTGGTTTCGTTTTCGGCAGCTGTCGCGGTTTATTTCTCTGTATTGCCTAACCTTACTCAGCTTTTTCTTGGATATGGTGTTTATGTAAGGCATGGTTTCCCCGATAGTTGTAATGTGTTTGATGGGGGGTGGGTTGTTGATGATACATACCCTTTGTACAATGCGTCGGAATGCCCTTTTGTAGAACAGGGATTCAATTGTTTGGCTAATGGCCGGAGGGATGAAAATTATTTGAAGTGGAGGTGGAAACCTAAGAGCTGTGAAATTCCCAGACTAAATGTGCGGAGTGTCTTAGAATTGCTTCGAAGCAAGAGGATTGTTTTTGTTGGTGATTCTATGAGTAGAACGCAGTGGGAATCTTTGATTTGTTTGCTTATGACTGGGGTGGAGGATAAAGGAAGTGTTTATGAAGTCAATGGGAACAACATTACGAAACAAATTAGATTTTTAGGTGTCAGATTCAGTTCTTTTAATTTCACTATAGAATTTTACAGATCAGTCTTTCTGGTGCAACATAACTGGGGCATAAAACGGGGACCAAAGAGGGTAAGGTCCGCCCTAAAATTGGATAAGATGGACGAGATTAGCAATGAATGGATTGACTCAGATGTCCTCATATTCAATTCCGGTCAGTGGTGGGTGCCAGGAAAGCTCTTTGGCAC GGGATGTTATTTCCAGGTTCATAGTTCACTGAAACTTGGAATGTCAATTGATAGAGCCTACAGTACAGCACTACACACTTGGGCCTCATGGGTCAACGCCCATATCAGCCCTAATAAAACCCGCGTATTCTTCCGAACCTTTGAGCCATCTCATTGGAG AAATCTAACTATGAGATTGTGCAATGTGACACATCATCCTCTCTCAGAACCTGGAGGGAAGGACCAAAGTGAATTTTCTGACACCGTAATGGATGTAGTGAGGGATATGAAAGTTCCTGTAACTGTTCTACACATCACACCAATGTCAGCATTACGGAGTGATGCACATGTGGGTTACTGGAGTGATAATTCATCTCTATCAGATTGTAGCCATTGGTGTCTGCCAGGAGTGCCTGATGTGTGGAATGAAATTGTCCTCTCGTACCTGTTTGCTAATCATGGGGTGACGTTCCTTTGA